A single region of the Gephyromycinifex aptenodytis genome encodes:
- a CDS encoding NUDIX hydrolase: MSTSPPVAAAGTLPWRVGERGVEVLLVHRPKYDDWSWPKGKLDPGETWAAAAARESAEETGLRVRLGLPLPGTTYEVANPSGKGQRLKEVRYWAASVIGGDGVLENEIDEVRWVTPKEAKSLLTHPRDLEPLKALVAHGGPQQTQSLVILRHAKAVPRKNWHDSEHDWLRPLDEVGSAQAVDMVDLLRAYGVASVVCSPSTRCADTVRPFLQTPICALQEQSTASQDRCLEPAPNVTWADPLSEEGHESAPHLLPGIVAAALSAEETTAMCSHGPVLPALVEQVSTLAQPASKQVRGILRDLRKDNLIKGEVVVVHMARTEGTLSTLDIERHPPRVTP; this comes from the coding sequence GTGAGCACCAGCCCGCCCGTCGCGGCCGCCGGCACGCTGCCCTGGCGCGTCGGTGAGCGCGGCGTCGAGGTACTCCTCGTGCACCGTCCTAAGTACGACGACTGGTCATGGCCCAAGGGCAAACTCGACCCGGGTGAGACCTGGGCCGCGGCCGCGGCCCGGGAGAGCGCTGAAGAGACGGGCCTTCGGGTCCGCCTCGGCCTGCCGCTGCCGGGAACCACATACGAAGTGGCCAACCCCTCCGGCAAGGGCCAGCGCCTCAAGGAGGTGCGGTACTGGGCCGCCAGCGTGATCGGCGGCGATGGCGTACTGGAGAACGAGATCGACGAGGTCCGTTGGGTGACACCGAAAGAGGCCAAGTCGCTGCTGACCCACCCGCGCGATCTCGAGCCGCTCAAGGCCCTTGTGGCCCACGGCGGTCCGCAACAGACCCAGAGCCTGGTCATCCTGCGGCATGCCAAGGCTGTGCCGCGCAAGAACTGGCATGACAGCGAGCATGACTGGCTCCGGCCGCTGGATGAGGTGGGGTCCGCACAAGCGGTCGACATGGTGGACCTGCTGCGCGCGTACGGGGTCGCTTCCGTGGTGTGCTCGCCCTCCACTCGCTGTGCAGACACGGTCCGGCCCTTCCTGCAGACGCCGATCTGCGCCCTGCAGGAACAGTCCACGGCATCCCAGGATCGTTGTTTGGAACCGGCGCCGAACGTGACGTGGGCTGACCCGCTCTCCGAAGAGGGGCACGAGAGCGCGCCGCACCTCCTGCCGGGGATCGTCGCGGCCGCGCTCTCGGCCGAAGAGACGACAGCTATGTGCAGCCACGGCCCGGTCCTGCCCGCACTCGTGGAGCAGGTCTCGACACTGGCTCAACCCGCATCGAAGCAGGTGCGCGGCATCTTGCGAGATCTGCGCAAGGACAACCTGATCAAGGGTGAGGTCGTCGTGGTGCACATGGCGCGCACCGAGGGGACACTGTCCACGCTTGATATCGAACGCCACCCGCCCCGGGTCACACCCTGA
- the pstB gene encoding phosphate ABC transporter ATP-binding protein PstB, with protein MSKSIDVSNLNIYYGDFLAVKDVSVFIEPRTVTALIGPSGCGKSTFLRSLNRMHEVIPGAYCEGDVIIDSENIYGRGVDPVQVRRKVGMVFQKPNPFPTMSIYENVLAGVKLNNKRISKSDADELVESSLQGANLWNEVKDRLDKPGSGLSGGQQQRLCIARTIAIKPDVVLMDEPCSALDPISTLAVEDLIGQLKQEYTIVIVTHNMQQAARVSDRTGVFNIEGTGKPGQLVEFDDTQKVFNNPTEKATEDYISGRFG; from the coding sequence GTGTCGAAGAGTATCGATGTTTCCAACCTCAACATTTATTACGGCGACTTCTTGGCCGTGAAGGACGTAAGCGTCTTCATCGAGCCACGGACGGTCACCGCGCTCATCGGCCCGTCGGGCTGCGGCAAGTCGACCTTCTTGCGTTCCCTGAACCGCATGCACGAGGTGATCCCCGGCGCCTACTGCGAGGGTGACGTCATCATCGACAGCGAGAACATCTACGGCCGCGGAGTCGACCCGGTCCAGGTGCGTCGCAAGGTCGGCATGGTCTTCCAGAAGCCGAACCCGTTCCCCACGATGTCCATCTACGAGAACGTGTTGGCTGGCGTGAAGCTCAACAACAAGAGGATCAGCAAGTCTGACGCGGACGAGTTGGTCGAGTCCTCTCTGCAGGGTGCGAACCTGTGGAACGAGGTCAAGGACCGGCTGGACAAGCCCGGGTCGGGCCTCTCTGGTGGTCAGCAGCAGCGTCTGTGCATCGCCCGCACTATCGCCATCAAGCCGGATGTCGTGCTCATGGACGAGCCGTGCTCCGCGTTGGACCCGATCTCCACCCTTGCCGTGGAAGACCTGATCGGGCAGCTGAAGCAGGAGTACACGATCGTCATCGTGACCCACAACATGCAGCAGGCCGCGCGGGTTTCCGACCGCACGGGAGTTTTCAACATCGAGGGAACGGGCAAGCCGGGGCAACTCGTGGAGTTCGACGACACCCAGAAGGTCTTCAACAACCCTACGGAGAAAGCGACCGAGGACTACATCTCCGGTCGGTTCGGCTGA
- the pstA gene encoding phosphate ABC transporter permease PstA: MASTVQSTSPNSGNTTLESKDTKLVRGGLVNPSLSATVRAAVFGGSVVVGIALAMMFGWGFNIVGIIVLTAIVYAIAIYITSRMTEGPRPAIDRLVTAIVTTMFALAMIPLVSVIIEVLTKGLGRLDGRFFTYSMRGVLGDGGGAYHAIMGTLLITLIATIIAVPVGIMAAIYLVEYGKTNRLARALTFFVDVMTGIPSIVAGLFAYSFFVLFMGEGARAGIIGATALVVLMLPVVVRNTEEMLRIVPNELREAAYALGVPKWLTIVKVVLPTSIAGIATGVTLAIARIIGETAPLLVTVGITTGVNLNPFSQRMATLPVFAYYQYATPGVPPEPYIDRAWTASLVLILIVMTLNVIARLISRYFAPKGAR; encoded by the coding sequence ATGGCGAGCACAGTACAAAGCACGTCCCCCAACAGCGGGAACACAACCCTGGAGTCCAAGGACACCAAGCTCGTCCGCGGCGGTCTGGTCAACCCCTCGCTCTCAGCCACCGTCCGGGCTGCAGTCTTCGGTGGCTCGGTCGTTGTCGGCATCGCTCTGGCGATGATGTTCGGCTGGGGATTCAACATCGTCGGCATCATCGTGCTGACGGCGATCGTGTACGCCATCGCCATCTACATCACCTCCCGGATGACCGAGGGTCCTCGCCCTGCCATCGACCGCCTCGTGACCGCCATCGTGACGACGATGTTCGCGCTGGCCATGATTCCCCTGGTCTCGGTGATCATCGAGGTGCTCACCAAGGGCCTGGGTCGCCTGGACGGGCGCTTCTTCACCTACTCCATGCGCGGAGTTCTCGGTGACGGTGGCGGGGCTTACCACGCCATTATGGGAACGCTGCTCATCACCCTCATCGCGACGATCATCGCCGTGCCGGTCGGCATCATGGCGGCGATCTACCTTGTCGAGTACGGCAAGACCAACCGACTGGCCCGAGCGTTGACGTTCTTCGTGGACGTCATGACGGGTATCCCTTCGATCGTGGCCGGTCTGTTCGCCTACTCGTTCTTCGTCCTGTTCATGGGTGAAGGAGCCCGCGCGGGCATCATCGGTGCCACGGCGCTGGTGGTCCTCATGCTCCCGGTGGTCGTACGCAACACCGAGGAGATGCTGCGCATCGTGCCCAATGAGCTCCGCGAAGCCGCGTACGCACTCGGTGTGCCGAAGTGGCTGACGATCGTCAAGGTCGTCCTGCCGACCTCAATTGCTGGAATCGCCACCGGTGTCACGCTCGCCATCGCTCGCATCATCGGTGAAACCGCACCGTTGCTCGTGACGGTGGGGATCACGACCGGGGTCAACCTCAACCCGTTCTCGCAACGGATGGCGACCCTGCCGGTGTTCGCGTACTACCAGTACGCCACCCCCGGGGTGCCGCCCGAGCCGTACATCGACCGTGCCTGGACGGCCTCGCTCGTCCTCATCCTCATCGTGATGACCCTCAACGTCATCGCCCGCCTCATCTCCCGCTATTTCGCTCCCAAGGGCGCGCGCTGA
- the pstC gene encoding phosphate ABC transporter permease subunit PstC, which yields MTTQTAGPPKTGVRRPGDRIFSGLSTASGIFILAILAGVATFLMWQAWPALVAKPEDVRGGQGLLHYIGPLLFGTVLSASIALIIATPLAIGIALFITHYAPRKMAQVLGYLVDLLAAVPSLVYGFWGIFVLAPATVPIAKWLSKYLGFLPFFHGPASTTGRTILVVGLVLAVMILPIMTAVNREVFLQTPRLHEEASLALGATRWEMIQQAVIPFGRSGIISGMMLGLGRALGETMAVAIILSPSARYTWDLVSSSNPGTIAGDIALQFPESSGMDVNTLVASGLVLFALTLAVNMLARYIVSRRSQFSGAN from the coding sequence GTGACCACGCAGACGGCCGGCCCACCGAAAACGGGCGTTCGCCGCCCGGGCGACCGGATCTTCTCCGGTTTATCCACTGCTTCCGGCATCTTCATCCTTGCGATCCTGGCAGGTGTAGCCACCTTCCTGATGTGGCAAGCCTGGCCCGCTCTTGTCGCCAAACCCGAGGATGTCCGGGGCGGCCAGGGGCTGTTGCACTACATCGGGCCGCTGCTCTTCGGCACGGTGCTGAGCGCGAGTATTGCGCTGATCATCGCGACGCCGCTGGCGATCGGCATCGCACTGTTCATCACGCACTATGCGCCGCGCAAGATGGCCCAGGTCCTCGGTTATCTCGTTGACCTGCTGGCGGCAGTGCCCAGCCTCGTGTACGGCTTCTGGGGCATCTTCGTCCTGGCGCCGGCGACGGTGCCGATCGCCAAGTGGCTCTCGAAGTACCTCGGCTTCCTGCCCTTCTTCCATGGGCCGGCCAGTACCACCGGTCGCACCATCCTGGTCGTCGGCCTGGTTCTGGCGGTCATGATTCTGCCGATCATGACAGCGGTGAACCGCGAGGTGTTCCTGCAGACGCCGCGCTTGCACGAGGAAGCATCGCTGGCTCTGGGCGCCACCCGCTGGGAGATGATCCAGCAGGCCGTCATTCCCTTCGGTCGATCCGGCATCATCTCCGGCATGATGCTCGGTCTCGGGCGCGCACTCGGTGAGACGATGGCGGTCGCCATCATCCTGTCGCCGTCGGCGCGATACACCTGGGACCTGGTCAGTTCCTCAAACCCCGGCACGATCGCCGGTGACATTGCGCTGCAGTTCCCGGAATCGAGCGGGATGGACGTGAACACGCTGGTGGCCTCCGGCCTGGTGCTGTTCGCACTGACCCTCGCGGTGAACATGCTGGCGCGCTACATCGTGTCCCGCCGGTCCCAGTTCTCAGGAGCCAACTGA
- the pstS gene encoding phosphate ABC transporter substrate-binding protein PstS — translation MKRTIFGRTAVLAIALPLALSACGAANEGPAAGGSGESAGEEVSGTIAGAGASSQAAAVEAWKAGFEGMHPGATVNYDPVGSGGGREQFLAGGVQFAGSDAYLKKEELSKVSTACKGGELIEFPAYISPIAVPYKLDGVDNLQLSPETLAGIFAGKITAWNDPAIVADNPGVTLPSTRIAPVHRSDKSGTTENFTDYLAKAAPKAWPHEPEGNWPISGGEAAKGTSGVMQAVNGGTGTIGYADASQIGDLPHAKIKVGQEYTGYSPEAAAKVVDASERVADRSQYDFAIDVKRDTTESGTYPIVLVTYTLACTKYDSAEQAKLVKEWLSYITSDEGQKKAQEAAGSAPISESARENAKKAIDAIAAS, via the coding sequence GTGAAGCGCACCATTTTCGGCCGCACCGCCGTGCTCGCCATCGCTCTGCCTCTCGCTCTGTCCGCGTGCGGCGCTGCCAATGAGGGACCAGCTGCCGGTGGCAGCGGCGAATCTGCCGGTGAAGAGGTCAGCGGCACCATCGCCGGCGCCGGGGCTAGCTCGCAGGCTGCAGCAGTAGAGGCGTGGAAGGCGGGCTTTGAGGGGATGCACCCCGGCGCCACCGTTAACTACGACCCGGTCGGCTCCGGTGGTGGCCGCGAGCAGTTCCTCGCCGGCGGGGTTCAGTTCGCCGGAAGCGACGCCTACCTGAAGAAGGAAGAGCTGTCCAAGGTCTCCACCGCCTGCAAGGGTGGCGAGCTGATCGAGTTCCCGGCTTACATCTCCCCGATCGCCGTTCCGTACAAGCTGGACGGTGTGGACAACCTGCAGCTTTCGCCCGAGACGCTCGCCGGTATCTTCGCAGGCAAGATCACGGCCTGGAACGACCCCGCCATCGTTGCCGACAACCCGGGAGTGACGTTGCCGTCCACCCGGATCGCCCCGGTGCACCGCTCGGACAAGTCCGGCACTACCGAGAACTTCACCGACTACCTCGCCAAGGCTGCGCCCAAGGCATGGCCGCACGAGCCGGAAGGTAACTGGCCGATCTCGGGTGGCGAGGCCGCCAAGGGCACCTCCGGTGTCATGCAGGCCGTCAACGGCGGTACCGGCACCATCGGTTACGCCGACGCCAGCCAGATCGGGGACCTGCCGCACGCCAAGATCAAGGTCGGCCAGGAGTACACCGGGTACTCGCCCGAAGCCGCCGCCAAGGTCGTGGATGCTAGCGAGCGGGTCGCGGACCGTAGCCAGTACGACTTTGCCATCGACGTCAAGCGAGACACCACCGAGTCGGGTACCTACCCGATCGTGCTGGTCACCTACACACTTGCCTGCACCAAGTACGACAGTGCCGAGCAGGCAAAGCTGGTCAAGGAATGGCTGAGCTACATCACGAGCGACGAGGGCCAGAAGAAGGCCCAGGAGGCAGCAGGTTCCGCCCCCATCAGCGAAAGTGCACGTGAGAACGCCAAGAAGGCCATCGACGCGATCGCAGCCAGCTGA